In the Candidatus Rhodoblastus alkanivorans genome, one interval contains:
- a CDS encoding TOBE domain-containing protein, which produces MTGNKINALLALHSEGRFLVGHERVKLLEKVAELGSIAKAAKATGFSYKTAWDSVNAVNNLLPTPAFLTRPGGRSGGGAEVTEEGRRLIATFHRLEEKLSRISNLIAEEGLEGQEEAFLWTLGARISARNVFQTEVSHVKRWPVDVEITLKFAEGQKFLAIVTNEAADDLELAVGKKALALVKSSFIRLYAPQNAPRDDRNAFIGEVTDRTDAERNTEIRLDIGHGKTLHAVVPRQTAEDLGLEVGAKAAATFDPSQVILAVN; this is translated from the coding sequence ATGACAGGCAACAAAATCAACGCTCTTCTCGCGTTGCACAGCGAAGGGCGTTTTCTGGTCGGCCATGAGCGCGTCAAGCTGCTCGAAAAGGTGGCGGAACTCGGCAGCATCGCCAAGGCGGCGAAGGCGACCGGCTTCAGCTACAAGACCGCGTGGGATTCGGTCAATGCGGTCAATAACCTCCTGCCGACGCCGGCCTTCCTTACCAGGCCTGGTGGGCGCTCAGGCGGCGGCGCGGAGGTCACCGAGGAGGGCCGCCGGCTCATCGCGACCTTTCACAGGCTCGAAGAGAAGCTCTCGCGCATTTCCAATCTGATCGCCGAAGAAGGGCTTGAAGGACAGGAGGAGGCCTTCCTTTGGACGCTTGGCGCCCGTATCTCGGCGCGCAACGTTTTCCAGACCGAGGTCAGCCATGTCAAACGCTGGCCGGTGGACGTCGAGATCACCCTGAAATTCGCCGAAGGCCAGAAATTCCTGGCGATCGTCACCAATGAGGCCGCCGACGACCTCGAACTCGCGGTAGGCAAGAAAGCGCTGGCGCTGGTAAAATCCTCCTTCATTCGGCTCTATGCGCCGCAGAACGCGCCGCGGGACGACCGCAACGCCTTCATCGGCGAAGTCACCGACCGCACCGACGCCGAGCGCAACACCGAAATTCGGCTGGACATTGGCCACGGCAAGACGTTACACGCCGTTGTGCCGCGTCAGACGGCGGAAGACCTCGGCCTGGAGGTGGGCGCAAAGGCCGCAGCGACTTTCGATCCGAGCCAGGTGATATTGGCCGTCAACTGA
- a CDS encoding NRAMP family divalent metal transporter yields the protein MDSQAGGAAARGHSFLHHLAAWGPGLLVMLADTDAGNVVTAAQAGAQWNFRLLPLIFALIPALYLVQELAARLGLFGRAGFGEMIRARFGKTAALLALAGLALAAFGTLVTEFTGVAGVGELYGVSRDISLPATAFALLAVAATGSYRKVEQAALSVGLFEFAFLVVAWKARPHPLAVVRDFFHAPLTDRSFLFLAAAIVGSVFNPWMVFYQQAATARRKIDPEEFSVVRADTAAGAVLTQALTGAVLIAAAAALYTGDKGHSLDSIGQVGEALTAALGRDSGMLVYSLGVLGASFAAAIVASLALSWGVAEVFSARRIDAGAEGAGLFDSRRYMALYVVSVGAAAALVGFSHDLVWLNIATQVGNALLFPLIVGLLIALAAKALAPPLRLRGLRLAVMIFLAASVAVIGVIGAAAAVS from the coding sequence ATGGATTCACAAGCGGGCGGCGCCGCCGCGAGGGGGCATTCCTTTCTTCATCATCTCGCGGCCTGGGGACCTGGCCTGCTGGTGATGCTCGCCGACACCGACGCCGGCAATGTCGTGACCGCCGCCCAGGCCGGAGCGCAGTGGAACTTTCGCCTGCTGCCGCTGATCTTCGCGCTGATCCCGGCGCTCTATCTGGTGCAGGAACTGGCGGCGCGTCTCGGCCTGTTCGGGCGCGCGGGCTTCGGCGAAATGATCCGCGCGCGCTTTGGCAAGACCGCGGCTCTGCTGGCGCTCGCCGGCCTTGCGCTCGCGGCCTTCGGCACCCTGGTCACGGAATTCACCGGCGTCGCCGGCGTCGGCGAGCTTTATGGCGTCTCGCGCGACATCTCGCTCCCGGCGACGGCCTTTGCTTTGCTTGCGGTCGCCGCGACCGGGTCCTACCGCAAGGTGGAGCAGGCCGCTCTCAGCGTCGGCCTGTTCGAATTCGCCTTTCTGGTCGTCGCCTGGAAGGCGCGCCCCCATCCGTTGGCCGTGGTCCGCGATTTCTTTCACGCGCCGCTCACCGACCGAAGCTTTCTGTTCCTCGCCGCCGCCATCGTCGGTTCGGTCTTCAATCCCTGGATGGTGTTTTACCAGCAGGCCGCGACGGCGCGGCGCAAGATCGATCCGGAGGAATTCTCCGTCGTGCGCGCCGATACCGCCGCAGGCGCGGTCCTCACCCAGGCCTTGACGGGCGCCGTTTTGATCGCGGCGGCGGCGGCGCTTTACACCGGGGACAAGGGCCACAGCCTCGACAGCATCGGGCAGGTCGGGGAGGCGCTGACCGCCGCGCTCGGGCGCGACAGCGGGATGCTGGTCTATAGTCTCGGGGTGCTGGGGGCGTCTTTCGCGGCGGCGATCGTCGCCTCGCTCGCCTTGTCCTGGGGCGTCGCCGAAGTGTTTTCAGCCAGGAGAATCGATGCAGGCGCCGAGGGCGCCGGCCTTTTCGACTCGCGTCGCTACATGGCGCTTTATGTCGTGAGCGTCGGCGCTGCGGCGGCGCTGGTGGGCTTTTCGCACGATCTGGTCTGGCTCAATATCGCGACCCAGGTCGGCAATGCCCTGCTGTTTCCGCTGATCGTCGGGTTGCTGATCGCTCTGGCGGCCAAGGCGCTGGCGCCGCCGTTGCGCCTGCGCGGGTTGCGGCTCGCGGTCATGATCTTTCTCGCGGCCAGCGTGGCGGTGATCGGCGTGATCGGCGCAGCCGCCGCCGTGTCCTGA
- a CDS encoding cupin domain-containing protein yields MPKAGNFFADLPDASEGEATQILAAFPGARVERIVSLGQASPPGFWYDQAWTEWVVVLSGGAGLLIEGEDAPRALRPGDFLEIPAHVRHRVEWTEAGQPTIWLAVHGERIPA; encoded by the coding sequence ATGCCCAAGGCCGGCAATTTCTTCGCCGATCTTCCCGACGCGAGCGAGGGCGAGGCGACCCAGATTCTCGCCGCCTTTCCCGGCGCGCGGGTCGAACGGATTGTGTCGCTGGGGCAGGCGAGTCCGCCCGGCTTCTGGTACGATCAGGCCTGGACCGAATGGGTGGTCGTGCTTTCGGGCGGGGCCGGCCTGCTGATCGAGGGCGAGGACGCGCCGCGCGCTTTGCGGCCCGGTGATTTTCTGGAAATTCCCGCCCACGTTCGCCATCGTGTCGAATGGACCGAGGCTGGGCAGCCGACCATCTGGCTGGCGGTGCATGGTGAACGAATCCCTGCCTGA
- a CDS encoding transglutaminase-like cysteine peptidase, whose protein sequence is MSRIAAFFLSAALVFAGGAAEASGGLPTSSFAVVGGETSIPYGWIDFCQRQPQECSQPVLPSRDVKLDAATWRALNHINAQVNAAIEPVSNYDHWGTMLDHWDYPTDGKGDCKIYALYKRKLLIDRGFPRQALLMTIVRDHEGEGHAILTVKTDHGDFILDNLTNKIRPWTATGYRFLKRQSQEDPNVWVSFAGAAPVVSRAGVARINYR, encoded by the coding sequence ATGTCGAGAATTGCAGCGTTCTTCCTTTCGGCCGCGCTCGTTTTCGCCGGCGGGGCGGCGGAGGCGAGCGGCGGCCTGCCGACCAGCAGCTTCGCCGTCGTCGGCGGCGAAACCTCGATCCCCTATGGCTGGATCGACTTCTGCCAGCGCCAGCCGCAGGAATGTTCCCAGCCGGTTCTGCCCTCCCGCGACGTGAAGCTCGACGCCGCGACCTGGCGCGCGCTCAACCATATCAACGCCCAAGTCAACGCGGCGATCGAGCCGGTCTCAAATTACGATCATTGGGGCACAATGCTCGATCATTGGGATTATCCGACCGACGGCAAGGGCGATTGCAAGATCTATGCGCTCTATAAGCGCAAGCTTCTGATCGACCGCGGCTTTCCCCGTCAGGCGCTGCTCATGACCATCGTCCGCGACCACGAAGGCGAGGGCCACGCCATCCTCACCGTGAAGACCGATCACGGCGATTTCATTCTCGACAATCTGACCAATAAAATCCGCCCCTGGACCGCGACGGGCTATCGCTTCCTCAAGCGCCAGTCGCAGGAGGACCCCAATGTCTGGGTGTCCTTCGCCGGCGCCGCGCCGGTGGTGTCGCGCGCCGGGGTGGCGCGGATCAACTATCGGTGA